AGTACTACCTGCCAAACTGCTGATGTGTTTAAAAGATAAATCCACAGGAGCTCCATACATAGTCATACCTGTAAAAGGTTCACTCACCTGTTGGGAGGATAGTGACGTTATGACAAATTACAGGTGAGTGAACTGACAGAGATACTAATTCTCAAAGGCTTCATCATAACATTGTATACGCAATACACAGACAAGCCAAGCTTTAACAAATCAACCATTTCGACCAAATTTTTAGTTACTGACCTATCTTAATTAATTACGGATCTATCACAAATATCATACACTTACCCACAGTGTTAAGCAAGTAATGGAAACACGCTACTTTTCTTACGTTATTTGGAAAGCCCAAAGTCGATTTAGCTAGTTACCTGTACGAGAGACAACACGACATGTTTCCAAGGAAACAAAAAGGTACGTTATGGGAATTGTAGTTATGTTAGAATACGAGGGGACTGCGTATTCTAACAGGATTTCAGTACAATATGAGCAtttgtaaaaatacaaacagttaGTTTAGTAAGTAATACGCACGCGCGCGTGCTGGAAATCCCttttcattttgacacattttgacaGGCGTAGGCTACTCCGAAATTCATCAGGGATGGCGGAGTCAGTACCCATAGATTTTATTAAGACAGGTTCGAGCAGCTGAAACTTGACTACTGAGACTAATGCCACACAAAcataagacaaaacaaataaaacaatcgTAATATTGAAAGACTGCGAGGGGAGGGTGAAATCGAAACTTTAATTTAGTGGCGTCTCCCCGCCTACTTCCTCACCGACCGCCCCGGCGTAAGTCACGAGCGCATTGTTCAAGTGACGCACAGCCTTTAAACCAATCAATGTCGCCTCTTTTCTGATGCGTCGATACATGGGAACGGATTGGCTGGTTCAATCTCCACAGCCCTTTTTGAATATTGTGCGTTGTCTCAGAACTGTTTATTTCACAGTTGTAGCTTCATGTAGTAGCAGTGTCTGCACCTCTCTTCAGAgaacttcagagaaaaaacactggaataaatacacagaacaGTGGCCAAAGTCCTTGTCTTTTAAGGTGAGTTACAATAGATGGAAATATGTAAACGGTAACGACCGTGGCTAAATTAAGATGTGCCCATTGCTAGATTGGCATCGCTAGCTAGACAAGCTTGTTTAGAcgttgttttttctcttccagGTTGAAGTCCCTTTGAGATAAAGGGTCAGCCGAGATGGCGATTAACATGGGTGTTAAAGCTCTTCTCGGCTGGGTAAGTTGATAGTAACATTAGTCATATGGTGTAAATACGTTGAGTCCAGCAAGGCTAACTAACGTTGAATAGTTGCAGTTGTATTGAACCGACTTTTCAAACTATTTACAGGTCAACAGCATAAAACTATCCGACCGAGAAATGACTGTCCCTGATCTACAAGATGGGACAATCTTACTGAAAGTTGTTTATATGCTGTAAGTAGAAGCCAATGTGTTGAAATCATTGACTGTTAACCAGCcttacttttaattttaaacatggcCTCTCCTGTGAGTGGGTTTTTTAGGTGTAAAGGTGGCGTTTCTTTGGAATGAACCttccatttttctcctttttttgtctttgtgtcatCTCAGGAAGAAAGAACCCAACCCCTGTTTCAGTCATTCCATTGAGCAACGGTTCAAACTCATTTCAGACTTTGTGGAAAGTGAGTTTCTTTATCAGATTTTATTCAAGTCAATATGTTTTGCTCCTTTCACCACACCTCCcatcactgttgggtgtggtCTTGGTTGTGCCCTGTTGCACCTGTAATTGTGCTGGTCAGTGATATCAGGGTGTAAAGAACACACCCTACGAACCATTGTTTTGCTTAAGTTACTCTGAATATCTTGCAGACAGATGTTGAATAATGCTGTCCTTTGAGAATGAACATAtctttatctgttttgtttattaggGGATTGCAGATTTAGTGCAGCCAAAGGCACTTCATTATCTTGGGACAACATACGAGATGGCATCAATCTTACTGTAGAAATTGCAAAGGTAcaagacaaagaagaaataaatatttaaaaaaaaaaaaaaacatagacaaCATAGACCCGTTCTTACTCATTGTTTGTGATATCACCAGGTGCTTCTGTTGCTCGTGTACCATGACATGATGAACGACCGCTGCACTCTTAACATGTTGGAATGTGATGGCGAGGTAAGCAGagagctgtttttctgtcttgtatCAGCCACTGAGACATacataacattttattcatcatGTTCTGTGCTGTGCTACCATTTAATTCTGTGCCAATTTATATATATTCCCCCTCTTGTTTGTTAGCGCGAGATAGCAATTCTAACTGGTTCCTTTGTGATGGAGAGTGAGGGCTGTGTTTATCTGAGCAATGGACTTGAAGCCCATTTGGCAAGGAGAAGTAAGTCACAAATTTATGTCTTCCTTGTCTTGGTTATGTCATATTAAGCAAAATTAGTGTCATACACACAATGCTGCTGGATAACACAAGCTTTCTGCTTTAAAGTTAACGTGCAAGCTGTAAATTTGTTAAAACCTATCTCTTTAAAGGTTTGCCTGTTTCCCGTGAAATATTTGCACGATCAGCAACCACCTCTACCTCCAGTGTGCCGACAATCTCCTCGCTCTCAGATGAAGACTCGCCCGTCTTCCACCGGACacagaaaatcacatttgtgGACATGCAAACTGTGGCTTCTTCCTCAGTCAGGTATCAGTGTGGATTTGAATTTATCCAGCATAGTGCTCAACATATTAATCAAATGTGATTAAgatcattttataataatacaaactACAGTTTcttgaaataatgttttgtgaTCATGCACATGCTTGTCAATAATAgaaaacagctttgtttgtgttcattttcatgaaAACTCATAGTTAGGCTTTTTATCAGCATGAGCAGTTTAATCCACCAAGTTTAGCTAAACTTGTAGTAACTAAGATCTTTGATTTCACACCATAACAAAATGGTATATCATCATTAAGACTAAAACACATGCCATATGTCAGTCATTCCTTATCCAAAGTCCATGGGATGTTAGCATTTTGATTATATATCTttactttgtctgtctgcttttattCCCACAGTAAGTCTCCTTTGCAGGATATTATGAACACCCCTAAATTTCAGTTGAGAAAGATGCAACGACAGATGGTCAAAGAGAGAGACTACAGAGATGGGTTGGAGAGAGAGCTGATCAGCAAGACTGCGCTCCTTGCACAGAATGGTACAACATCGAAGTGTTTTTGTATGATTCacaatttgatttgattcattgACATCTAATGTTTAACAAACTTTGGGTATTCTGTAAAAGTTCTACTGTAGTTAACTAGATGTAATTGTTTTCTTCAGAGTGTCACATTAACCAGTTGCAGTACCGCTTGGATAAGCTGAAAGAAGATCAAGGTGACAGGGAGCAGGTTACCAGGGAACAAATCAATGATCTTGAGACCAAGAGCAACACGTAAGTGCACAGGACAGAGCTAAGTCAATTTTtgaaatatagattttttttttttaactgtaagtGCGTTGTCATGCATTTTATTAATGCATGACAATGATAACAACACTTATTgcaaataataatttgtaaCAAGTCTCACATTTTGTATGCggaagaaaatatttaatacaTACCTAAACATGTCTGAAACACTAAGACTTTGGTGGAAAAGTGaataaactgcttttttttGGTCTTAGATTACAAATACATCTTAATGAGATGTTAAAGCAAAATAAAGACCTCAAAAGTACATCCTCACTTATGGAGCGTAAAGTGGATGAACTGACAGAAGAAAATGGTGAACTTTCCTCCCAGGTAATGACACTTGCAAAGTTTCTCTTGCTGTAAAAGAATCTTTGATTTCTATCTTATGGGATTTGCAGTCAATAACAGTCATATAAGTCTTACATCCTTGAAAATATCCACATGAGCAAACTTATCTTGAAGCTAACATGCGGATGATGGTGGTGTCAAGTCTCACTAGTGGCAACCCTTTCACATTACTTGGAATGTTGATATCAAAGCTTTCACTGAGAACAGATTATAAATGCTTTTTCCCCCCATATTTTCCCAGATGAGGGCAGTCTGTTCAAAGCTGGCCATCTTTGAGGCAGAAGTTGGCAGGCTGACAGAAACCCAAGCATCAGTTCAGGAGGAGTGGACAAGCAAAACAAGCAACCTACAGTCTGAGCTCAACCAAGCTAATGCTCAAAAGGTATCGTATGTGTTTCTAATGATTCAAATCAATAATTATGTTACATAACAATATTATGTTATAGTTTAAATGTTGGGTATGTAAAAACACTACAAAATGTGTCACTTATCATGTAATAACAACTCGTAGATCTTTCTTCCCTCACTTGAGAAACAATCATTAATGTGCAGGGACATCCTAGTACCCTTGTTCTATTGGTCTGTCAGGTTGACATCAGTTTGACCTTCATAAGCTAAAACTGAAAGGATTAACTGGGTTCTATCTACACAAAGGGGATATAATGCACTATGTTATACTCTTTGTTTCTCAGGAGCTCCTGACTGAACAGATTCAGATCCTCCAGGGAAAGATTTCCTGTTTGGAGGATGAAATAAGCAGGGCCACTAAGGAAGAAGTAGGAGAGAATATGGGGCCTGTAATGGAGGTAAAGTGCACACTTCTATGTAAAAGATAACATTATATGATAAAGTGCATAGTCTGcatttttctcaaatttttAGAATTCATTTTGGATTAGATAGTTACTAActtattttcttaaattgcCAGAGACTGTTGGAGACtgagatcagcagtttgaagAATGAACTGGAGAgtacatttttctctctgaaaaagGCAGAGGGGGATATTCAGGCAAAAACAGATCAGCTAGCAGAGTACCAACAAGAAATTACTCAACAGAAAGAACTCCAGAAGCAACAGAAATTCCACACTGAAGAAATAATTCAAGCCAAGGATGAAATTTTGGAAAAGTTGCAAAAGGAAATCACTGAGCAGAGAGCAGTCCTTCAACAAGAGATCCAGAATCTCAAGCTTCAACTTGAGCAAGTtgaacaacagaaaactgaGCAGATGACCAGACTACAGCACCATATTGCTGCTTGTGAACAAGAAAttgaaaaactaaaagaaactaagaaagagaaggaagaccTTCTCCGAGAGACTGATGAAAAGGTGAAAGATCTTGAGACAAAATTATCTGCTGCCAGTTCTCTCTTGGCTGACAAAGACCAACAAATTAACAGTCTCAAAGAAGAAGCTTTTGTTCTTacagatgaaaccaaaaaaGTCAAAGATGAAATTcaagcaaaagagaaaatgctTGCCAAATTACTTCTGGAGAAGTCTAATGAGCAAGAAATTCTAAATGACAAAATCCAAACCTTAACGGTCCAAGTGGAAGACCTTAACTCATCTCTCAAACAGGCTGAGCAGGAAATTCAACTTAAGCAAGATTTACTGGCTAAAACCCAACAAGAGAATATCCAGCAAAGGGAAGTACTCCAACAGCAGGTCACAACCTGTGAAGAGGAGGTTCAGAGGCTAAATGCAGAAATACAGGTCAAAAATGAGCAGCTTGTTATGCTAAAGAATGACAGTTCTCAACAGGCTGAATTGCTGGAGCAAGAGATTAAAGGTCTAAAAGGCCAAGTAGAAAGTCTGAATGACTCTCTCAGAACAGCTGAGGATCAAGTTCACACCCAGCTAGTTATGCTTAaaaagcaggagcaggagagtgCTCAACAGAAGGAGCTGTTGGACCAAAAACTGTCTGCTTCTGAAGACAGGGTAAGGAGCATGAAGGAGGAGATCCAAGCTAAAGAAGAACAGATTAACTTGTTAAAAAATCAAAGTTCAGAGCAGTCAGAACTGCTGCATCAAGAGATCTGTGATTTAAAGAAACAAGTGGAGTGTCTTAGTTCCTCACTGAGGTCTGCTGAGGACAATTTGCAATCACAGGAAAATCTGTTTGCCAAACAGCAATTGCAGAACACTGAGCAGATGGAGGCACTCCAAGCGCAGTTAGTTGTGTCTGAAGATGAGGTGAAGAAGCTAAACGCAGAGATTCATGCTAAGGAGGAACGGTTGGTTCAGCTAAAGACAGAGACTTCTGCAGACTCTGATTTGCTACAGCAGGAGATTGAGGGCctgaataaacaaatacaaagcatGAGCAATTCTCTTGAGGTCGCCAAAGACCAGGTTCAAGTTAAAGAATATTTGATTTCCAAGCAGGAGCAGGAAAGCACTTTGGAGATTGAGGCACTTAGAAATCACAGTGCAGTCCTTGAAAAGGAGTTAAATCGGCTGAGGGAGGAAATCCAAACTAAAGAAGATGAGGTAGACATTTTAAAGGTTGAGAACTGCAAGGAGTCAGAAGTGCTACAAAATGAGATCCAGACTCTAAAGAATCAAGTGGAAAGTTTGAGTGAATCACTGAAGGCTGCAACAGAGCAGGTTCAGGCGAAAGAAAATCTGCTGATTCAAAAAGAATTGGAGATTTCTCAGGAAAAGGATACACATCAAAACATGCTGACAACAtctgaggaggagatgagagggcTTAGAGAAGAGATCCAGACTAAAGAGGAACAACTAATCATACTAAAGAAAGAGGGCTCCTCACATTCTGACATGCTACAGCAAGAGATCAGATGTCTAAAAAACCAACTAGATAACATGGTTGACTCTCTCACAAAGGCTGAGGAGAAGGTTCAGACCCAGCTAGTTATGCTTAACAAGCAGGAACAGGAGAGTGCTCAACAAAAGGAGCTGTTGGACCAAAAACTGTCTGCTTCTGAAGACGGGGTAAGGAGCATGAAGGAGGAGATCCAAGCTAAAGAAGAACAGATGAACGTGTTAAAAAATCAAAGTTCAGAGCAGTCAGAACTGCTGCATCAAGAGATCTGTGATTTAAAGAAACAAGTGGAGTGTCTTAGTTCCTCACTGAGGTCTGGTGAGGACAATTTGCAATCACAGGAAAATCTGTTTGCCAAACAGCAATTGCAGAACACTGAGCAGATGGAGGCACTCCAGGCGCAGTTAGTTGTGTCTGAAGATGAGGTGAAGAAGCTAAACGCAGAGATTCATGCCAAGGAGGAACAGTTGGTTCAGCTAAAGACTGAGACTTCTGCAGACTCTGAATTGCTACAGCAGGAGATTGAGGGCctgaataaacaaatacaaagcatGAGCAATTCTCTTGAGGTCGCCAAAGACCAGGTTCAAGCCAAAGAATATTTGATCGCCAAGCAGGAGCAGGAAAGCACTTTGGAGATTGAGGCACTTAGAAATCACAGTGCAGTCCTTGAAGAGGAGTTAAATCAGCTGAGGGAGGAAATCCAAACTAAAGAAGATGAGGtagacattttaaaagttaagaACTGCAAGGAGTCAGAAGTGCTACAAAATGAGATCCAGACTCTAAAGAATCAAGTGGAAAGTTTGAGTGAATCACTGAAGGCTGCAACAGAGCAGGTTCAGGCGAAAGAAAATCTGCTGATTCAAAAAGAATTGGATATTTCTCAGGAAAAGGATACACATCAAAACATGCTGACAACAtctgaggaggagatgagagggcTTAGAGAACAGATCCAGACTAAAGAGGAACAACTAGTCACACTAAAGAAAGAGGGCTCCTCACATTCTGACATGCTACAGCAAGAGATCAGATGTCTAAAAAACCAACTAGATAACATGGTTGACTCTCTCACAAAGGCTGAGGAGAAGGTTCAGACCCAGCTAGTTATGCTTAacaagcaggagcaggagagtgCTCAACAGAAGGAGCTTCTGCAGCAACAACTGTCTCATTTTGAGGATCAGGTCAGGAGCATGAGGGAGGAAATCCAAGCTAAAGAGGAACAGATGATACTGCGGAGGACTGACAGCTCAGAGCAGTCGGATTTGCTAAATCAAGAACTCCAAGGTTTGAAGAAACAGGTGGAGACTCTTGGTTCCTCACTG
The Seriola aureovittata isolate HTS-2021-v1 ecotype China chromosome 4, ASM2101889v1, whole genome shotgun sequence genome window above contains:
- the numa1 gene encoding nuclear mitotic apparatus protein 1 isoform X2, which encodes MAINMGVKALLGWVNSIKLSDREMTVPDLQDGTILLKVVYMLKKEPNPCFSHSIEQRFKLISDFVERDCRFSAAKGTSLSWDNIRDGINLTVEIAKVLLLLVYHDMMNDRCTLNMLECDGEREIAILTGSFVMESEGCVYLSNGLEAHLARRSLPVSREIFARSATTSTSSVPTISSLSDEDSPVFHRTQKITFVDMQTVASSSVSKSPLQDIMNTPKFQLRKMQRQMVKERDYRDGLERELISKTALLAQNECHINQLQYRLDKLKEDQGDREQVTREQINDLETKSNTLQIHLNEMLKQNKDLKSTSSLMERKVDELTEENGELSSQMRAVCSKLAIFEAEVGRLTETQASVQEEWTSKTSNLQSELNQANAQKELLTEQIQILQGKISCLEDEISRATKEEVGENMGPVMERLLETEISSLKNELESTFFSLKKAEGDIQAKTDQLAEYQQEITQQKELQKQQKFHTEEIIQAKDEILEKLQKEITEQRAVLQQEIQNLKLQLEQVEQQKTEQMTRLQHHIAACEQEIEKLKETKKEKEDLLRETDEKVKDLETKLSAASSLLADKDQQINSLKEEAFVLTDETKKVKDEIQAKEKMLAKLLLEKSNEQEILNDKIQTLTVQVEDLNSSLKQAEQEIQLKQDLLAKTQQENIQQREVLQQQVTTCEEEVQRLNAEIQVKNEQLVMLKNDSSQQAELLEQEIKGLKGQVESLNDSLRTAEDQVHTQLVMLKKQEQESAQQKELLDQKLSASEDRVRSMKEEIQAKEEQINLLKNQSSEQSELLHQEICDLKKQVECLSSSLRSAEDNLQSQENLFAKQQLQNTEQMEALQAQLVVSEDEVKKLNAEIHAKEERLVQLKTETSADSDLLQQEIEGLNKQIQSMSNSLEVAKDQVQVKEYLISKQEQESTLEIEALRNHSAVLEKELNRLREEIQTKEDEVDILKVENCKESEVLQNEIQTLKNQVESLSESLKAATEQVQAKENLLIQKELEISQEKDTHQNMLTTSEEEMRGLREEIQTKEEQLIILKKEGSSHSDMLQQEIRCLKNQLDNMVDSLTKAEEKVQTQLVMLNKQEQESAQQKELLDQKLSASEDGVRSMKEEIQAKEEQMNVLKNQSSEQSELLHQEICDLKKQVECLSSSLRSGEDNLQSQENLFAKQQLQNTEQMEALQAQLVVSEDEVKKLNAEIHAKEEQLVQLKTETSADSELLQQEIEGLNKQIQSMSNSLEVAKDQVQAKEYLIAKQEQESTLEIEALRNHSAVLEEELNQLREEIQTKEDEVDILKVKNCKESEVLQNEIQTLKNQVESLSESLKAATEQVQAKENLLIQKELDISQEKDTHQNMLTTSEEEMRGLREQIQTKEEQLVTLKKEGSSHSDMLQQEIRCLKNQLDNMVDSLTKAEEKVQTQLVMLNKQEQESAQQKELLQQQLSHFEDQVRSMREEIQAKEEQMILRRTDSSEQSDLLNQELQGLKKQVETLGSSLRKAEENMQSKEDVLTQCEEEIQKLKESQSNKESLLFKAEEKLQIFQTELSAVNTLIADKDQNLNTLREEVTAQADLLQKAKEEAEANEKILAEIKEESSKQTDVLQHEIQDLKGEVNNISLKLLAKEQMLLKTQQESAEQIDLLQQQLVSVNAELNQHRERHAAELRLKEDVHEPQVVTLREKEALVQEKEVLMARIHQAEKGQKSLEKQLEAMAFEKERLAQAKQAIERENTASCKLKSVLEQELKILKREREKEKLLKENEKTEDIEMLKRDLQQQLSSKSEAAEHYKGQMEKAMSHYNAKKQLLQGSQQEVAELKHSLEVKESEVNAITTENKLLQRDLEKAQTSEKKLLNTVANLKAQLANADHILRVQNKIHSNEGSATDLCHLDIPNTRSSIQMRVKRTMSSDSLDQSSLEDSLNNTRKLSAPDESSTPLVRSSERLAAKRRGLQADSLETLYFTPINTRQINRTSTDNKMELDSALKNPTSSVKRRRTTQKTPGCNEGDDTFYSLVSARSHPNLSSAHSARPVSMELFDTPARMTGAASDQLIGLPGFRRSTINSQTTSTFCVGAENEPEGAPEDWMRIAELQSRNKACLPHLKSSYPVESETGRGGAFIFTDEELRTGDPSDTIRRASMMPGQLQDSLVSHRHSLMMGPSGAAANTRSRLSLMPGQLPSKTISSSQLRSPKGTKRSSSTLSVHNTTPEKKMKASCFPLTPKNKNVNSGPSSSQLHPALSPAERRQSMMFTVENTPKANNYLKKGLNKLRSSTRKSPGKSSKSPAQKSARKYQENIPSGNPHTRVGRAGRVTKGQKSPQTTSRTAKSPGLTASARKMIMRKMKM
- the numa1 gene encoding nuclear mitotic apparatus protein 1 isoform X1, whose amino-acid sequence is MAINMGVKALLGWVNSIKLSDREMTVPDLQDGTILLKVVYMLKKEPNPCFSHSIEQRFKLISDFVERDCRFSAAKGTSLSWDNIRDGINLTVEIAKVLLLLVYHDMMNDRCTLNMLECDGEREIAILTGSFVMESEGCVYLSNGLEAHLARRSLPVSREIFARSATTSTSSVPTISSLSDEDSPVFHRTQKITFVDMQTVASSSVSKSPLQDIMNTPKFQLRKMQRQMVKERDYRDGLERELISKTALLAQNECHINQLQYRLDKLKEDQGDREQVTREQINDLETKSNTLQIHLNEMLKQNKDLKSTSSLMERKVDELTEENGELSSQMRAVCSKLAIFEAEVGRLTETQASVQEEWTSKTSNLQSELNQANAQKELLTEQIQILQGKISCLEDEISRATKEEVGENMGPVMERLLETEISSLKNELESTFFSLKKAEGDIQAKTDQLAEYQQEITQQKELQKQQKFHTEEIIQAKDEILEKLQKEITEQRAVLQQEIQNLKLQLEQVEQQKTEQMTRLQHHIAACEQEIEKLKETKKEKEDLLRETDEKVKDLETKLSAASSLLADKDQQINSLKEEAFVLTDETKKVKDEIQAKEKMLAKLLLEKSNEQEILNDKIQTLTVQVEDLNSSLKQAEQEIQLKQDLLAKTQQENIQQREVLQQQVTTCEEEVQRLNAEIQVKNEQLVMLKNDSSQQAELLEQEIKGLKGQVESLNDSLRTAEDQVHTQLVMLKKQEQESAQQKELLDQKLSASEDRVRSMKEEIQAKEEQINLLKNQSSEQSELLHQEICDLKKQVECLSSSLRSAEDNLQSQENLFAKQQLQNTEQMEALQAQLVVSEDEVKKLNAEIHAKEERLVQLKTETSADSDLLQQEIEGLNKQIQSMSNSLEVAKDQVQVKEYLISKQEQESTLEIEALRNHSAVLEKELNRLREEIQTKEDEVDILKVENCKESEVLQNEIQTLKNQVESLSESLKAATEQVQAKENLLIQKELEISQEKDTHQNMLTTSEEEMRGLREEIQTKEEQLIILKKEGSSHSDMLQQEIRCLKNQLDNMVDSLTKAEEKVQTQLVMLNKQEQESAQQKELLDQKLSASEDGVRSMKEEIQAKEEQMNVLKNQSSEQSELLHQEICDLKKQVECLSSSLRSGEDNLQSQENLFAKQQLQNTEQMEALQAQLVVSEDEVKKLNAEIHAKEEQLVQLKTETSADSELLQQEIEGLNKQIQSMSNSLEVAKDQVQAKEYLIAKQEQESTLEIEALRNHSAVLEEELNQLREEIQTKEDEVDILKVKNCKESEVLQNEIQTLKNQVESLSESLKAATEQVQAKENLLIQKELDISQEKDTHQNMLTTSEEEMRGLREQIQTKEEQLVTLKKEGSSHSDMLQQEIRCLKNQLDNMVDSLTKAEEKVQTQLVMLNKQEQESAQQKELLQQQLSHFEDQVRSMREEIQAKEEQMILRRTDSSEQSDLLNQELQGLKKQVETLGSSLRKAEENMQSKEDVLTQCEEEIQKLKESQSNKESLLFKAEEKLQIFQTELSAVNTLIADKDQNLNTLREEVTAQADLLQKAKEEAEANEKILAEIKEESSKQTDVLQHEIQDLKGEVNNISLKLLAKEQMLLKTQQESAEQIDLLQQQLVSVNAELNQHRERHAAELRLKEDVHEPQVVTLREKEALVQEKEVLMARIHQAEKGQKSLEKQLEAMAFEKERLAQAKQAIERENTASCKLKSVLEQELKILKREREKEKLLKENEKTEDIEMLKRDLQQQLSSKSEAAEHYKGQMEKAMSHYNAKKQLLQGSQQEVAELKHSLEVKESEVNAITTENKLLQRDLEKAQTSEKKLLNTVANLKAQLANADHILRVQNKIHSNEGSATDLCHLDIPNTRSSIQMRVKRTMSSDSLDQSSLEDSLNNTRKLSAPDESSTPLVRSSERLAAKRRGLQADSLETLYFTPINTRQINRTSTDNKMELDSALKNPTSSVKRRRTTQVINITMTKKTPGCNEGDDTFYSLVSARSHPNLSSAHSARPVSMELFDTPARMTGAASDQLIGLPGFRRSTINSQTTSTFCVGAENEPEGAPEDWMRIAELQSRNKACLPHLKSSYPVESETGRGGAFIFTDEELRTGDPSDTIRRASMMPGQLQDSLVSHRHSLMMGPSGAAANTRSRLSLMPGQLPSKTISSSQLRSPKGTKRSSSTLSVHNTTPEKKMKASCFPLTPKNKNVNSGPSSSQLHPALSPAERRQSMMFTVENTPKANNYLKKGLNKLRSSTRKSPGKSSKSPAQKSARKYQENIPSGNPHTRVGRAGRVTKGQKSPQTTSRTAKSPGLTASARKMIMRKMKM